A single region of the Polymorphum gilvum SL003B-26A1 genome encodes:
- the hpt gene encoding hypoxanthine phosphoribosyltransferase, translating to MTATIHTLFDEQAIATRIETLARDIAAARLHDLLAVAVLKGSFIFAADLVRALHRAGMTLEMEFMHLSSYGAGTVGSDTIRILRDVESEVNDRDIILVDDILESGRTLAFARDKLLARGARSVRVAVLLDKPNRRKASIVADYVGFECPDKFVVGYGMDMGHAWRQLPYIGYVVPEEGPDDAMQTGV from the coding sequence ATGACCGCCACCATCCATACCCTTTTCGACGAGCAGGCGATCGCCACCCGCATCGAGACCCTGGCGCGGGACATCGCCGCAGCCCGCCTGCACGATCTCTTGGCGGTCGCTGTCCTGAAGGGCAGCTTCATCTTCGCGGCCGATCTGGTGCGTGCCCTGCACCGCGCCGGAATGACCCTTGAAATGGAGTTCATGCACCTGTCGAGCTACGGCGCCGGCACCGTCGGCTCCGACACCATCCGCATTTTGCGCGATGTGGAAAGCGAAGTTAACGATCGCGATATCATCTTGGTGGATGATATTCTGGAATCCGGTCGGACGCTGGCGTTCGCACGCGACAAGTTGCTGGCACGAGGTGCACGCTCGGTCCGGGTGGCCGTGCTGCTCGACAAGCCAAACCGCCGCAAGGCGTCGATCGTCGCGGACTATGTCGGCTTCGAGTGCCCGGACAAGTTCGTCGTCGGCTATGGCATGGACATGGGTCACGCCTGGCGCCAATTGCCCTATATAGGCTATGTCGTCCCGGAAGAGGGTCCGGACGACGCCATGCAGACGGGAGTGTGA
- a CDS encoding cell division protein FtsX: MALDGKDKTHKPAARKGPAKPRLPRARSEGRKPVGGSATARLRPAAPIVPQQSVAGRALTLVVAIMSFLACLTVGAVSVVWDAAQDWRNDLVREVTIQIRPAEGVDMLREIDKAVALTQEFSGIANVRALSDQETRTLLQPWLGSGLDLETLPVPRLIQVSVDDPAALDLAALRGAIEAEVAGASLDDHSIWTSRLAAMAGAVVVGGFAILALVLASMVLSVVFATRAAMAGNRDVVSVLHFVGAEDSFIAREFQRHFLVLGLKGGIAGGVAASACFVLLEMLTRQTTGLAGADQMSALFGPVSVGTPGYLGIVGIVFLVAVLTALTSGLAVKSHLARID, from the coding sequence ATGGCCTTGGACGGCAAAGACAAGACCCACAAGCCCGCCGCCCGCAAGGGTCCGGCCAAGCCGCGCCTGCCGCGGGCGAGGTCGGAAGGGCGCAAGCCGGTTGGCGGTTCGGCGACGGCAAGGCTCCGCCCGGCGGCGCCGATCGTGCCTCAGCAGTCGGTCGCCGGCCGCGCGCTGACCCTCGTCGTTGCGATCATGAGTTTCCTCGCCTGCCTGACCGTCGGGGCGGTGTCGGTGGTCTGGGACGCGGCGCAGGACTGGCGCAACGATCTGGTGCGCGAGGTGACAATCCAGATCCGACCCGCCGAGGGCGTCGACATGCTGCGCGAGATCGACAAGGCGGTCGCCCTGACCCAGGAATTTTCTGGCATCGCCAACGTGCGGGCGCTGTCCGACCAGGAGACCAGGACGCTGCTGCAGCCGTGGCTCGGCTCCGGGCTCGACCTGGAGACGCTGCCGGTGCCGAGGCTGATCCAGGTCTCGGTCGACGATCCCGCCGCGCTCGACCTCGCCGCCTTGCGCGGGGCGATCGAGGCCGAGGTCGCCGGCGCCAGCCTGGACGACCACTCGATCTGGACGTCGCGGCTTGCGGCCATGGCGGGCGCGGTCGTCGTCGGCGGCTTCGCGATCCTGGCGCTGGTGCTGGCCTCGATGGTGCTCAGCGTCGTGTTCGCCACCCGCGCGGCGATGGCGGGCAACCGCGACGTGGTCTCGGTGCTGCATTTCGTCGGCGCCGAGGACAGTTTCATCGCCCGCGAGTTCCAGCGCCATTTCCTGGTGCTTGGCCTCAAGGGCGGCATCGCCGGCGGCGTCGCCGCCTCGGCCTGTTTCGTGCTGCTCGAGATGCTGACGCGGCAGACCACGGGGCTCGCCGGCGCGGACCAGATGTCGGCCCTGTTCGGCCCCGTTTCGGTCGGCACGCCGGGCTATCTCGGCATCGTCGGCATCGTCTTTCTCGTCGCCGTGCTGACCGCATTGACCTCCGGCTTGGCGGTCAAGTCGCACCTGGCGCGAATCGATTGA
- a CDS encoding response regulator codes for MARILLTEDDDAVRSFVKRALELDGHSVRAVEDGGAALEALVREKGQFDLLVSDIKMPVMDGIALALQVARDWPAMPILLMTGFADQRERANGLDALVHDVITKPFSLADIRQAVRDALGGVVRQDRRLSA; via the coding sequence ATGGCCCGCATCCTTCTGACGGAAGACGACGACGCCGTCCGCAGCTTCGTGAAGCGGGCGCTTGAACTCGACGGCCATTCCGTGCGGGCGGTCGAGGATGGCGGCGCGGCCCTGGAAGCTCTGGTGCGGGAAAAGGGCCAGTTCGATCTGCTGGTCTCCGACATCAAGATGCCCGTTATGGATGGCATCGCGCTCGCCCTCCAGGTGGCGCGCGACTGGCCAGCCATGCCGATCCTGCTGATGACCGGCTTCGCCGACCAGCGCGAACGGGCCAACGGCCTCGACGCGCTCGTGCACGACGTCATCACCAAGCCCTTCTCGCTAGCGGACATCCGTCAGGCCGTCCGCGACGCCCTTGGCGGCGTCGTCCGCCAGGATCGCCGCCTGTCGGCCTGA
- a CDS encoding gamma-glutamylcyclotransferase, with product MRDFWVFGYGSLMWKPGFEFEERRPALLRGAHRSLCVYSWVHRGTQERPGLVFGLDRGGACRGMAFRVRADRREDTIAYLREREQATMVYVEHWRPVMLSADTSVEALTYVVDRRHPQYAGPLPLERQLEIVAGAVGRSGANPEYVVNTATHLQDLGIRDHRIAWLAQRLAG from the coding sequence ATGCGCGATTTCTGGGTCTTTGGCTACGGCTCCCTGATGTGGAAGCCCGGTTTCGAGTTCGAAGAGAGGCGCCCCGCCCTTCTGCGCGGCGCGCACCGCTCGCTGTGCGTCTATTCCTGGGTCCACCGGGGCACGCAGGAGCGGCCCGGCCTCGTTTTCGGCCTCGACCGCGGCGGCGCCTGCCGGGGCATGGCGTTCCGTGTGCGCGCCGACCGGCGCGAGGACACGATCGCCTATCTGCGCGAACGCGAGCAGGCGACCATGGTCTACGTCGAACATTGGCGACCGGTCATGCTCAGTGCCGACACGTCGGTCGAGGCGCTGACCTACGTCGTCGACCGCCGCCATCCCCAATATGCCGGGCCGTTGCCTCTCGAGCGCCAGCTCGAGATCGTCGCCGGAGCGGTCGGCCGGTCAGGCGCCAATCCCGAATATGTCGTGAACACCGCGACACATCTGCAGGACCTGGGCATTCGCGACCACCGGATCGCGTGGCTGGCGCAACGCCTGGCAGGCTAG
- a CDS encoding TIGR02302 family protein, translating into MADRHAARRPEPAGHGTGPLITRAEAERRLRSVVLRSRLALFWERLWPALYPPLIVLGLFVGLSWIGLWLALPGWARWPLVAAFAAAFLWSARGLAAVRWPRREEALHRVERASGYDHRPLTAIEDDISAGSSDPAALALWDMHKRRMARALQSLRAGAAHPHAYRTDPYALRVAAMLLIVVGFAVAGGDRTARLASAFSTPEAAQLAGSRIDAWVTPPVYTARPPVYLTGETAALRDPEAPIRVPAGSELIVRIQGDPELAVMRVTEGGAEPLVGPLEPGTEVVPRGGVGPVEQRAVLAETVRVEIRDARTAVAGWTFAVEPDAPPTIRLLDDPEAQLSGALKFSYLVKDDYRVVSAEATIEPAVRPQAGDKAPRPLAEAPQFPLSLPSRTAGTETGETIRDLTSHPWAGSEVLLVLTARDEAEQTGSSQPHRFTLPQRRFSKPLARAVVEQRRDLALDANTHLRVLDAFDALLLAPEVFGVDTRSYLGLDFAYRNLIAARSDDDLRALLPLLWDLALTIEDGDLSLAERALREAQEALRKALEEGASDEEIARLTENLRQALQEYMQALAEQMRQNPQAMQPFNPGQQMLSQQDLNEMLRRIEELARTGSRDAARELLAQMQRMLENLQAGRPQMAPDGLTNEMMEMLNQLGQMIQRQQELMDQTHQFNRNQQQQPGQQGEQGQQGQQGQMSAEQLAEMLRRLQEGQGDLAQQLQQLMDQLGQNGMGQNEDLGRAGEAMGEAEQSLGQGQGDQAVGQQGSALDALRRGAQGMAEQMMGEGEGPGMAQGRAPRDEDPLGRPRRAQGPDFGNQVKVPDEIDVQRARRILEELRRRFSDPSRPRLELDYLERLLKRY; encoded by the coding sequence TTGGCGGATCGACACGCGGCACGACGCCCCGAACCGGCCGGACACGGCACCGGGCCGTTGATCACGCGAGCGGAGGCGGAGAGGCGGCTTCGGTCGGTCGTCCTGCGCAGCCGTCTGGCGCTGTTCTGGGAGCGTCTGTGGCCGGCCCTCTATCCACCGTTGATCGTCCTCGGACTGTTCGTCGGCCTGTCCTGGATCGGACTCTGGCTGGCGCTGCCCGGCTGGGCGCGCTGGCCGCTGGTCGCCGCCTTTGCCGCCGCATTCTTGTGGAGCGCGCGTGGTCTTGCCGCCGTGCGCTGGCCGCGCCGCGAAGAGGCGCTGCACCGGGTCGAACGCGCCAGCGGCTACGACCATCGGCCCCTGACTGCCATCGAGGACGACATTTCCGCTGGGTCGTCGGATCCGGCCGCGCTGGCGCTGTGGGACATGCACAAGCGCCGCATGGCGCGGGCGCTGCAGTCGCTACGCGCAGGCGCCGCGCATCCGCATGCCTATCGCACCGATCCTTATGCTCTACGCGTGGCGGCGATGCTGTTGATCGTCGTCGGCTTCGCCGTCGCTGGCGGCGACCGCACGGCCCGGCTCGCTTCGGCCTTCAGCACGCCCGAGGCGGCGCAATTGGCCGGCTCGCGTATCGATGCCTGGGTGACGCCGCCGGTCTATACCGCCCGCCCGCCCGTGTATCTGACCGGCGAGACGGCGGCGTTGCGCGATCCCGAGGCGCCCATCCGGGTGCCGGCCGGCAGCGAACTGATCGTGCGTATCCAGGGGGATCCGGAGCTCGCGGTCATGCGCGTGACCGAGGGAGGCGCCGAGCCGCTCGTCGGTCCGCTGGAGCCCGGAACCGAGGTCGTGCCGCGCGGCGGGGTCGGTCCGGTCGAGCAGCGCGCCGTGCTGGCCGAGACCGTGCGCGTGGAAATCCGCGACGCCAGGACGGCGGTTGCCGGCTGGACCTTCGCGGTCGAACCCGATGCGCCGCCGACGATCCGCCTGCTCGACGATCCCGAGGCGCAGCTCAGCGGCGCACTGAAGTTCTCCTACCTGGTCAAGGACGACTACCGGGTCGTGTCGGCGGAGGCGACGATCGAGCCGGCTGTGCGGCCGCAGGCTGGGGACAAGGCTCCGCGTCCGCTCGCCGAGGCGCCGCAATTTCCGCTGTCCTTGCCCTCGCGCACGGCGGGCACCGAAACCGGTGAAACGATCCGCGACCTGACCTCTCATCCCTGGGCGGGCTCCGAAGTCCTGCTGGTGTTGACCGCGCGCGACGAGGCGGAGCAGACGGGCAGTTCCCAGCCCCACCGGTTCACGCTGCCGCAGCGGCGTTTCTCCAAGCCGCTGGCGCGGGCCGTGGTCGAACAGCGGCGCGACCTCGCCCTCGACGCCAACACCCACCTGCGGGTGCTGGACGCCTTCGACGCCCTGCTGCTGGCGCCGGAGGTCTTTGGCGTCGACACCAGAAGCTATCTAGGCCTCGATTTCGCCTATCGGAACCTGATTGCGGCCCGCTCCGACGACGATCTGCGGGCACTGCTGCCGCTCTTGTGGGACCTGGCGCTGACGATCGAGGACGGCGACCTGTCGCTGGCCGAGCGGGCCTTGCGCGAGGCGCAGGAAGCCCTGCGCAAGGCGCTGGAGGAAGGCGCGTCCGACGAGGAAATCGCGCGGCTGACGGAAAACCTGCGCCAGGCGCTGCAGGAGTACATGCAGGCGTTGGCCGAACAGATGCGCCAGAACCCGCAGGCAATGCAGCCGTTCAACCCTGGTCAGCAGATGCTCAGCCAGCAGGACCTGAACGAAATGCTGCGACGGATCGAGGAACTGGCGCGCACGGGATCGCGAGACGCCGCGCGCGAGTTGCTCGCCCAGATGCAGCGCATGCTGGAAAACCTGCAGGCGGGCCGGCCGCAGATGGCCCCCGACGGCCTGACCAACGAAATGATGGAGATGCTCAACCAGCTCGGCCAGATGATCCAGCGGCAGCAGGAGCTGATGGACCAGACGCACCAGTTCAACCGCAATCAGCAGCAGCAGCCGGGCCAGCAGGGCGAACAAGGCCAGCAGGGACAACAGGGGCAGATGAGTGCCGAGCAGCTGGCCGAGATGCTCCGCCGGCTGCAGGAAGGTCAGGGCGACCTCGCCCAGCAGCTGCAGCAGTTGATGGACCAACTCGGCCAGAACGGCATGGGCCAGAACGAGGACCTGGGCCGCGCCGGCGAGGCCATGGGCGAGGCGGAGCAGTCGCTTGGCCAGGGCCAGGGCGATCAGGCGGTCGGCCAGCAGGGCAGCGCGCTGGACGCGTTGCGGCGCGGCGCGCAGGGCATGGCCGAGCAGATGATGGGCGAGGGCGAGGGGCCGGGCATGGCGCAGGGTCGCGCGCCGCGCGACGAGGATCCGCTCGGCCGGCCGCGGCGGGCCCAGGGCCCGGACTTCGGTAATCAGGTCAAGGTACCGGACGAGATCGACGTCCAGCGCGCCCGCCGAATCCTCGAGGAATTGCGTCGCCGCTTCTCCGATCCGTCGCGTCCGCGCCTGGAACTCGACTACCTGGAACGCTTGCTCAAGCGCTACTGA
- a CDS encoding GNAT family N-acetyltransferase, with product MSKLDIKALGPDDALHLAPLIAENAQALKRGAPRRPDQFYAEKILGDRTAEVIGAFADGRLVGFAVFFDLPELITGLRVGQIDDIYVRPEAREQGIARRMIETLVTEGQSRGWLQLRWLVPEKNEAALALYDQIAEPDNLKSYVIRIDRLAG from the coding sequence TTGAGCAAGCTCGACATCAAGGCGCTTGGCCCCGACGATGCGCTTCACCTCGCCCCGCTGATCGCCGAAAACGCCCAGGCGCTGAAGCGCGGCGCGCCGCGCCGGCCCGATCAGTTCTATGCGGAGAAGATCCTCGGCGACCGCACCGCCGAGGTGATCGGCGCCTTCGCCGACGGCAGGCTGGTCGGCTTCGCGGTGTTCTTCGACCTGCCGGAACTGATCACCGGCTTGCGCGTCGGCCAGATCGACGACATCTACGTCCGCCCCGAAGCGCGCGAGCAGGGCATCGCACGCAGGATGATCGAGACACTGGTCACAGAAGGCCAGAGCCGCGGCTGGCTGCAACTGCGCTGGCTGGTGCCGGAAAAGAACGAGGCCGCGCTCGCCCTCTATGACCAGATCGCCGAGCCGGACAACCTGAAGAGCTACGTCATCCGCATCGACCGGCTGGCCGGCTGA
- a CDS encoding lysophospholipid acyltransferase family protein: MLFLRSLLFNVLFYGVTLVMMIVGAPVVFLLPRRWGWPYVPLWANVNLFLLRWIVGLKVEVRGRENIPEGGFIVAAKHQSAWETFALIPHFRDPTYILKRELRWIPLFGWYTAKMKQIPINRGKKSAALAAMMVAAKEAIDEGRQILIFPEGTRRPAGAPPSYKYGVAHLYRDLDCPVLPVALNAGVYWPRRSFVCHPGTVILEFLPPIDPGLPMDAFFDRLVDTIETASDRLIEEARQAPPLSPVLAEIDAERARAVRSGQSGRSARA, from the coding sequence ATGCTGTTTCTGCGCTCCCTCCTGTTCAACGTGCTGTTCTACGGCGTCACCCTGGTGATGATGATCGTCGGCGCGCCGGTCGTTTTCCTGCTGCCGCGCCGCTGGGGCTGGCCCTACGTGCCGCTGTGGGCGAACGTGAACCTGTTCCTGCTGCGCTGGATCGTCGGGCTGAAGGTCGAGGTGCGCGGGCGCGAGAACATTCCCGAAGGCGGCTTCATCGTCGCCGCCAAGCATCAGTCGGCCTGGGAGACCTTCGCGCTCATCCCGCATTTCCGAGACCCGACCTACATCCTCAAGCGCGAGCTGCGCTGGATCCCGCTGTTCGGCTGGTACACGGCCAAGATGAAGCAGATCCCGATCAATCGGGGCAAGAAGTCCGCCGCCCTGGCGGCCATGATGGTGGCGGCGAAGGAAGCGATCGATGAGGGTCGCCAGATCCTCATCTTCCCGGAAGGAACCCGGCGTCCGGCCGGTGCGCCGCCGTCCTACAAATACGGCGTTGCCCACCTCTACCGCGATCTCGATTGCCCTGTGCTGCCCGTGGCGCTGAATGCCGGGGTCTACTGGCCGCGCCGAAGCTTCGTCTGCCATCCCGGCACGGTGATCTTGGAGTTCCTGCCGCCGATCGATCCTGGCCTGCCGATGGACGCGTTCTTCGACCGTCTGGTCGACACGATCGAGACCGCGTCCGACCGGCTGATCGAGGAGGCGCGCCAGGCCCCGCCGCTATCCCCTGTGCTGGCGGAGATCGACGCGGAACGCGCCCGAGCTGTCCGATCCGGCCAATCCGGCCGGTCCGCCCGGGCCTAG
- a CDS encoding zinc-ribbon domain-containing protein yields the protein MKITCPDCDTSYDIKAELVGAEGRSVKCARCGNRWFISPRKESLAEAGPLVDEPDAEEDVSASEDWAEIDAETDGPDDRVTEEEKEAFAAPPRPAPAPARVEPAATADQDDASRKTVDIESLANRRKIQVNPNKMRRQRDWSTLTRHLTRQNLRRVGGALILFLALGTGGTVFLVRDAVVKEAPDLASLFKFLGFQVNLRGLEFRDLRTFREVENGAIVLVVEGTIQNIGKEPVPVPAVRLSLRSEEQQEIYAWTLEPRALSLAGEENTRFRTRLADPPDSAADIQVRFIDRHKQQANLQGQ from the coding sequence ATGAAGATCACCTGTCCGGACTGCGACACGTCCTACGACATCAAGGCCGAACTGGTCGGCGCGGAAGGGCGCAGCGTCAAGTGCGCGCGCTGCGGCAACCGCTGGTTCATCAGCCCGCGAAAGGAATCGCTCGCCGAGGCGGGGCCGCTTGTCGACGAACCGGACGCTGAGGAGGACGTGTCCGCGTCGGAGGACTGGGCCGAGATCGACGCCGAGACGGACGGACCCGACGACCGCGTCACTGAAGAAGAGAAGGAAGCATTCGCCGCCCCGCCCAGACCCGCGCCCGCGCCGGCAAGGGTTGAACCGGCAGCCACGGCGGATCAGGATGATGCCAGCCGCAAGACTGTCGACATCGAATCGCTCGCCAACCGGCGCAAGATCCAGGTCAATCCGAACAAGATGCGACGTCAGCGCGACTGGTCGACGCTGACGCGCCATCTGACCCGTCAGAACCTGCGGCGCGTCGGCGGCGCCCTGATCCTGTTTCTCGCACTCGGCACCGGCGGCACCGTCTTCCTCGTCCGCGACGCCGTCGTCAAGGAAGCGCCCGACCTGGCCAGCCTGTTCAAGTTCCTTGGCTTCCAGGTCAACCTGCGCGGCCTCGAGTTCCGCGACCTGAGGACCTTCCGCGAGGTCGAGAACGGCGCCATCGTGCTTGTCGTCGAAGGAACCATTCAGAACATCGGCAAGGAACCAGTGCCGGTGCCAGCCGTTCGCCTATCGCTGCGCAGCGAGGAACAGCAGGAAATCTACGCCTGGACGCTGGAGCCGCGCGCGCTCAGCCTCGCCGGCGAGGAGAACACGCGCTTCCGGACCCGCCTGGCCGATCCGCCGGACAGCGCGGCGGACATCCAGGTCCGCTTCATCGACAGGCACAAGCAGCAGGCCAACCTGCAGGGACAATGA
- a CDS encoding YdcF family protein: MLLAGLAVTVGLVAGLGISFLLFAQSVVSIRAPEEASADGIVVLTGGQDRIERAVGLLQEERARRLLISGVYPATTDRQIVERTSGDLPLFRCCVDLDRKALNTVGNAVETAAWARTHGFSSLLLVTSAYHLPRAALELKAVMPELELVPYPVFAEDLMLSSWYRRPQTIRLLLREFVKYTLARLRIGTIGLPAAE, encoded by the coding sequence GTGCTGCTCGCAGGCCTGGCCGTGACGGTCGGCCTCGTCGCCGGCCTGGGGATCTCGTTCCTGCTGTTTGCCCAGTCGGTCGTCTCGATCCGGGCGCCAGAAGAGGCCAGTGCGGACGGAATCGTGGTGCTGACCGGGGGCCAGGATCGCATCGAGCGCGCCGTCGGCCTGCTGCAGGAGGAACGCGCGCGCCGGCTGCTCATCTCTGGCGTCTATCCCGCTACCACCGACCGCCAGATCGTCGAGCGCACGTCGGGCGACCTGCCGCTGTTCCGCTGCTGCGTCGATCTCGACCGCAAGGCGCTGAACACCGTCGGCAACGCCGTCGAGACGGCGGCGTGGGCGCGCACCCACGGCTTCTCGTCGCTGCTGCTGGTGACCAGCGCCTATCACCTGCCGCGCGCGGCGCTCGAGCTGAAGGCGGTGATGCCGGAGCTGGAGCTGGTGCCCTATCCCGTGTTCGCCGAGGACCTGATGCTGTCGTCCTGGTACCGGCGGCCGCAGACGATACGCCTTCTCTTGCGGGAGTTTGTGAAGTATACCCTCGCACGACTCCGGATCGGCACGATCGGGCTGCCCGCTGCGGAGTGA
- a CDS encoding DUF2125 domain-containing protein: MSAALPEKKNLKLRYILLSTAVVVVIAGWSAAWAVARGFAERELDAALAQARAYGFDIGCEERSLAGWPFRFELTCTTLSYRDAFGNFLSFRTLRAVALVYNPRHLILEVDGPASAFSPGDGPTVEARWDSLRASLRIEDLALSRFDAVVEAPEVDVSAADGRSTVALTSGALHLRADPAAPANLQMAVSFRGLGSADGEAAGTDGTVVLSVPGAAPVLGGVVPLDLFSDTAGQPTIDIDRLRLESQEASVELAGRLTLDRDGHLNGELPLMAVEPERLQTLLAPLFGTDMPFAGALQGAVVSFGRPETVGGRPAVSARLVLKEGMARVGVLPIAALQPLY, encoded by the coding sequence ATGTCTGCCGCACTGCCGGAAAAGAAGAACCTGAAGCTGCGCTACATCCTGCTGTCCACCGCCGTCGTGGTGGTGATTGCCGGCTGGTCGGCGGCATGGGCAGTCGCGCGCGGCTTCGCCGAGCGGGAACTCGACGCCGCGCTGGCGCAGGCGCGGGCCTACGGCTTCGACATCGGCTGCGAGGAGCGCAGCCTGGCGGGCTGGCCATTCCGCTTCGAGTTGACCTGCACGACCCTGTCCTACCGGGATGCCTTCGGCAACTTCCTCAGCTTTCGGACCCTGCGCGCCGTGGCGCTGGTCTACAATCCGCGTCATCTGATCCTGGAGGTCGACGGCCCGGCGTCGGCCTTCTCGCCGGGCGACGGGCCGACGGTGGAGGCGCGCTGGGACAGCCTGCGCGCGAGCCTGCGCATCGAGGACCTCGCGCTTAGTCGCTTCGACGCGGTGGTCGAGGCGCCCGAGGTCGATGTCTCGGCTGCGGACGGCCGCTCGACGGTCGCGCTGACCTCCGGCGCGCTGCATCTGCGCGCCGATCCGGCTGCACCCGCGAACCTGCAGATGGCGGTCAGCTTCAGGGGGCTTGGGTCCGCCGACGGCGAGGCGGCCGGCACCGACGGCACGGTCGTCCTCTCCGTGCCAGGCGCTGCGCCGGTGCTTGGTGGTGTGGTGCCGCTCGATTTGTTCTCGGATACGGCCGGCCAGCCGACCATCGATATCGACCGGCTGCGGCTGGAATCGCAGGAGGCCTCGGTCGAACTGGCGGGCCGGCTGACCCTCGACCGGGACGGCCACCTCAATGGCGAGCTGCCGCTCATGGCGGTTGAGCCGGAGCGGCTTCAGACCCTTCTGGCGCCGCTGTTCGGCACAGATATGCCCTTTGCCGGCGCCCTGCAGGGCGCGGTGGTGAGCTTTGGCCGGCCGGAAACCGTTGGCGGCCGGCCGGCGGTCAGCGCCCGTCTGGTGCTGAAGGAGGGAATGGCCCGCGTCGGCGTGCTGCCGATCGCGGCGCTTCAGCCGTTGTACTGA
- a CDS encoding DMT family transporter has protein sequence MSLQAMSPPAVRLRATLIGLSAIGMWATLGVFGAGSGAVPPFLLNALCFGLSGTLAVLWLAARGRLSALRQPPAVWLFGTAGLFGFHFFYFTAIRNAPPVDANLINYTWPLLIVVFSALLPGERLRLHHVVGTLLGLAGAALLVTRGQGLAFDPAYALGYGAAVASSLFWSSYSVLSRRLGSVATEAVAGFCLGTAALSVLCHLALEDTVWPSGATEWGCVAALGLFPVGLAFFTWDIGVKRGDIQVLGAAAYSAPLLSTLLLIAFGFGAFTAAVALACLLITAGAVVAAKDMILRRPAPAGT, from the coding sequence ATGTCGCTGCAGGCCATGTCACCCCCGGCCGTCCGCCTCCGGGCCACGCTGATCGGCCTCAGCGCGATCGGCATGTGGGCGACCCTCGGTGTGTTCGGCGCCGGCTCCGGCGCGGTGCCGCCGTTCCTGCTCAACGCTCTGTGTTTCGGGTTGTCGGGAACGCTGGCCGTCCTCTGGCTCGCCGCGCGTGGCCGGCTGTCGGCGCTACGCCAGCCGCCTGCAGTCTGGCTGTTCGGAACCGCCGGCCTGTTCGGCTTCCATTTCTTCTACTTCACGGCGATCCGCAACGCGCCGCCCGTCGACGCCAACCTGATCAACTACACCTGGCCGCTTCTGATCGTGGTGTTCTCCGCGCTGCTGCCGGGCGAGCGGCTGCGCCTCCATCACGTCGTCGGCACGCTGCTCGGTCTTGCCGGTGCGGCGCTTCTGGTGACGCGCGGCCAAGGCCTGGCGTTCGACCCGGCCTATGCGCTCGGCTACGGCGCGGCGGTCGCCTCGTCGCTGTTCTGGTCGTCCTATTCGGTGCTGTCTCGGCGCCTCGGATCTGTCGCGACCGAGGCCGTGGCCGGCTTCTGTCTCGGCACAGCGGCGCTGTCCGTGCTGTGCCACCTTGCCCTTGAGGACACCGTCTGGCCGTCAGGTGCGACGGAATGGGGCTGCGTCGCCGCGCTGGGCCTTTTTCCGGTCGGGCTCGCCTTCTTCACCTGGGACATCGGCGTCAAGCGCGGCGACATCCAGGTGCTGGGGGCTGCGGCCTATTCCGCGCCGCTGCTGTCGACGCTGTTGCTGATCGCCTTCGGCTTCGGCGCCTTCACCGCGGCGGTCGCGCTCGCCTGCCTGTTGATCACGGCCGGCGCGGTGGTGGCGGCGAAGGATATGATCCTGCGCCGTCCGGCGCCGGCCGGAACCTGA
- the ftsE gene encoding cell division ATP-binding protein FtsE: MIRFENVGLRYGMGPEILRDLTFSIEPQSFQFLTGPSGAGKTSLIRLLFMSLRPTRGLIRVFNRDLATIRKQELPELRRKIGVVFQDFRLLDHLTTYENVALPLRVIGKDEADYRSDVIDLLKWVGLGERMHVLPPVLSGGEKQRAAIARALITRPDVLLADEPTGNVDPPLARRLLRLFIELNRLGTSVVIATHDITLLEQVDARRMVLADGRLSIFD; the protein is encoded by the coding sequence GTGATCCGATTCGAGAACGTCGGACTGCGATACGGCATGGGGCCGGAAATCCTGCGCGATCTGACCTTCAGCATCGAGCCGCAGTCGTTCCAGTTCCTGACCGGGCCGTCAGGCGCGGGCAAGACCAGCCTGATCCGGCTCCTGTTCATGTCGCTGCGTCCGACCCGCGGATTGATCCGCGTGTTCAACCGCGACCTGGCAACGATCCGCAAGCAGGAGCTGCCGGAACTGCGGCGCAAGATCGGCGTGGTGTTCCAGGATTTCCGCCTGCTCGATCACCTGACCACCTACGAGAATGTCGCCCTGCCGCTGCGGGTGATCGGCAAGGATGAGGCAGACTATCGCTCCGACGTGATCGACCTGCTCAAATGGGTCGGCCTCGGCGAGCGCATGCACGTGCTGCCTCCGGTGCTGTCGGGCGGCGAGAAGCAGCGCGCTGCGATCGCCCGCGCGCTGATCACCCGTCCAGACGTGCTGCTTGCCGACGAGCCGACCGGAAACGTCGATCCTCCCCTTGCCCGGCGGCTGCTGCGGCTGTTCATTGAACTCAACAGGCTCGGGACGTCCGTGGTGATCGCTACCCATGACATCACGCTCCTGGAACAGGTCGACGCCCGCCGCATGGTGCTGGCCGACGGGCGCCTGTCCATCTTCGACTAG